In Deltaproteobacteria bacterium CG11_big_fil_rev_8_21_14_0_20_49_13, the following are encoded in one genomic region:
- the groL gene encoding chaperonin GroEL, whose amino-acid sequence MAKQLVFEQEAREKILQGVDVLANVVKVTLGPKGRNVVLEKSFGSPTITKDGVTVAKDVELEDKFQNMGAQMVKEVASKTSDIAGDGTTTATVLAQAIYREGVKLVSAGHNPMALKRGIEKAVEAVISDLKKQSKPTKDKKEIAQVGTISANGDETIGNIIAEAMEKVGKEGVITVEEAKSMDTNLEVVEGMQFDRGYLSPYFVTDPERMTCAIEDPYILINEKKISNMKDLLPLLESIARMGKPLLIISEDVEGEALATLVVNKLRGTLQVCAVKAPGFGDRRKAMLEDIAILTGGQLIAEELGRKLEDIKPEELGRAKRVSIDKDNTTIVDGAGTKSAIEGRVKQIRAQIEETTSDYDKEKLQERLAKLVGGVAVINVGAATETEMKEKKARVEDALHATRAAVEEGIVPGGGVALIRALPSLDALKVSVDEQWGVNIVKRSLEEPCRMIAENAGVEGAIVVNKIKENKGTYGYNAAQDKYEDLLAAGIIDPTKVVRIAIQNASSVSGLMITTEAMIADKPKDDSASPAMPHGGMGGMGGMGGMGY is encoded by the coding sequence ATGGCTAAACAATTAGTATTCGAACAGGAAGCAAGAGAAAAGATCCTTCAGGGCGTCGATGTCCTTGCCAACGTGGTCAAGGTAACATTGGGCCCCAAGGGCAGGAACGTTGTTCTCGAAAAATCTTTCGGCTCACCCACCATCACAAAGGATGGCGTTACAGTTGCAAAGGATGTTGAGCTTGAAGATAAATTCCAGAACATGGGCGCACAGATGGTCAAGGAGGTCGCAAGCAAGACCTCTGACATAGCAGGCGACGGCACAACAACGGCAACGGTCCTCGCACAGGCCATCTATCGCGAAGGCGTGAAGCTGGTATCCGCAGGCCACAACCCGATGGCGCTGAAGCGCGGGATCGAAAAGGCCGTCGAAGCGGTCATTTCCGACCTCAAGAAACAGTCAAAGCCCACAAAGGATAAAAAAGAGATAGCTCAGGTAGGAACGATCTCCGCCAACGGAGACGAGACGATTGGCAACATCATTGCCGAAGCAATGGAAAAGGTGGGAAAAGAAGGCGTTATCACCGTCGAAGAAGCAAAATCGATGGATACGAACCTTGAAGTGGTAGAAGGTATGCAATTCGACCGCGGCTACCTCTCCCCCTACTTCGTGACAGATCCCGAAAGGATGACCTGCGCGATCGAAGACCCATATATCCTCATCAACGAGAAGAAGATCTCTAACATGAAGGACCTCTTACCCTTGCTCGAATCAATCGCACGCATGGGCAAGCCCTTGCTCATCATCTCTGAAGATGTTGAAGGCGAAGCGTTGGCGACACTCGTTGTCAACAAGCTTCGTGGAACGCTTCAGGTATGCGCGGTCAAGGCCCCGGGCTTTGGCGACAGGCGTAAGGCAATGCTCGAAGATATCGCAATTCTCACCGGCGGACAGCTTATAGCCGAAGAGCTCGGAAGAAAGCTCGAGGACATCAAGCCCGAAGAGCTCGGCCGCGCGAAGAGAGTGTCGATAGACAAGGACAACACAACGATAGTCGACGGCGCAGGCACAAAGAGCGCCATTGAGGGCCGCGTGAAACAGATCCGCGCCCAGATAGAAGAGACAACCTCTGATTACGACAAGGAAAAGCTTCAGGAGCGCCTTGCCAAGCTCGTAGGCGGCGTCGCAGTTATCAACGTAGGCGCAGCGACCGAGACAGAGATGAAAGAAAAGAAGGCCCGCGTTGAAGATGCGTTGCACGCAACCCGCGCTGCGGTCGAAGAAGGTATCGTACCGGGCGGCGGAGTAGCTCTAATCAGAGCCCTTCCATCACTCGATGCTCTTAAGGTGTCTGTCGACGAGCAGTGGGGTGTTAATATAGTCAAACGTTCGCTCGAAGAACCTTGCAGAATGATAGCCGAGAACGCCGGAGTAGAAGGCGCTATCGTCGTCAACAAGATCAAGGAGAACAAGGGCACGTACGGTTACAATGCCGCACAGGATAAGTACGAAGACCTTCTGGCCGCCGGCATCATCGACCCCACAAAGGTCGTTCGCATCGCCATCCAGAACGCATCATCGGTCTCCGGTCTCATGATCACGACCGAGGCAATGATCGCCGACAAACCCAAAGATGATTCGGCCTCACCTGCCATGCCGCACGGCGGAATGGGCGGAATGGGTGGAATGGGCGGAATGGGATATTAA
- a CDS encoding co-chaperone GroES, with the protein MSAKFRPLHDRVLVKRILGEEKTSGGIIIPDSAKEKPQEAEVIAVGNGKILEEGKRVALEVKTGDRVLFGKYSGNDIKLDGEEYVIIREEDVLGIITK; encoded by the coding sequence ATGTCAGCAAAATTCAGACCTCTCCACGACAGGGTCCTTGTAAAAAGGATCTTAGGTGAAGAGAAGACCTCTGGCGGGATCATCATCCCCGATTCAGCCAAGGAAAAACCGCAGGAAGCAGAAGTAATAGCAGTTGGCAACGGCAAGATCCTGGAAGAAGGCAAAAGGGTCGCCCTTGAAGTAAAGACAGGCGATCGCGTACTTTTCGGAAAATATTCCGGCAACGACATAAAACTCGATGGTGAGGAATATGTCATCATCCGAGAAGAAGATGTATTAGGCATTATAACGAAATAG